Below is a genomic region from Rouxiella chamberiensis.
CAATCCTTTGTCTTGCATTTCGTTGAGGTCGCGGCGAATCGTTTCCAGACTCACTGCCAACCACTGCGCTAACTCGTTTACCTGAACTACCTCATGCTGATCCACCAATTTCAGTATGGCCTGGTGGCGGTTTTTTTCATCACGATGCAACTCCAAACGCGGAAGACAATTTTATGTGACATCCATCACAAAATCGAGGCTAATGATACGCTGTTGTCTCACCCATTTTTGCGATCGATCTCATTATTTTGAGATCTTTTTTATAAATTTCATTTTTACGCGCCATTTTCTTTTAAACGAAAGCACACCGACTTGGGGCTGTACGCTTAATGGACCACCATTTCTCTGGCATAATGAAAGAATATTTTTTACATCACCGGCCAGGTTTCGCCCTGTTTTGGCCGGTAAAAAAGGGTTCAATGATGGAAAACACCTTCACTTCCGGCCTGATTTCTTTGCAGGACGCGCTGGAAAAAATGCTGACGCAAACCGCGCCGCTGACCCAAAACGACACGCAGTGGCTGCCGCTGACCGCCTCGGCCGGGCGCATTACCGCAAGCCCCGTTCGCTCGCCGGTGTTTGTTCCGCCTTTCGATAACTCCGCGATGGACGGTTATGCGCTTCGCAGTGCCGATTTTCATGCCGACGCCGTCTTTCCTGTCGCGGGCAAAGCCTTTGCCGGCGCGCCTTTCTCGGGCGAGTGGCCGACGGGAAGCTGCATCCGCATCATGACCGGCGCCCCGGTTCCCGCCGGTGCCGACGTAGTTATCATGCAGGAAGAAGCAGAAGTGCTGGACGCCGGTGTACGTTTTACGGCCTCTATCGTGCCGGGACAGAATATTCGCCTGATAGGCGACGACATCCGTGAAGGCCAGGAAGTGCTGGGTGCAGGTGTGCGTCTGGGTGCCGCTCAACTGCCGCTGCTGGCGTCCCTGGGCGTCGAGAAAGTGGAAGTCAATCGTCGTCTCAAGGTGGCCGTGTTCTCGACCGGCGATGAACTTCAGCCGGTCGGCACGCCGCTGAAAGAGGGGCAAATCTATGACACCAACCGTTTTGCGGTACATCTGATGCTGAACCAGCTTGGCTGCGAAGTGCTGGATCTCGGCATTATTCGCGACGATCCCGAGGCCCTGCGTCAGGCGTTTAACCAGGCCGACGCGTTTGCCGATCTGGTTATCAGCAGCGGCGGCGTTTCCGTCGGCGAAGCGGACTACACCAAAACCATGCTCGAAGAGATAGGCAAAATCGGTTTCTGGAAGCTGGCTATCAAACCCGGCAAGCCGTTTGCCTTCGGGAAACTGAGCAACGCCTGGTTCTGCGGTCTGCCGGGCAATCCCGTGTCTGCCGCGCTGACCTTCTATCAACTAGTGCAGCCTCTCATCGCCAAACTTTCGGCGCAAAGTGACTGGAGTCTGCCGCCGCGCCTGCGTGCCAAAGCCGCGACCGCCTTCAAAAAAACACCGGGCCGACTGGATTTCCAGCGCGCCGTGTTCAGTCATAATTCGCAGGGCGAACTTGAGGCGCGAACTACAGGCCCGCAGGGTTCGCACGTCTTTAGCTCCTACAGCCTCGCCAACTGCTTTGTGGTGCTTGAACGCGAACGCGGCGATGTGGCCGTCGGCGAATGGGTTGAGGTCGAGCCGTTTAACGCACTGCTGAAAGGATAGGCTTATGACGCTGCCCGAGTTGAGCGATGCGGAAACGCTGCGCTATAACCGCCAGATAGTTCTGCGCGGTTTCGATTTCGATGGACAGGAAAAGCTCAAGGCCAGCCACGCGCTGGTGGTCGGGCTTGGCGGTTTGGGCTGCGCAGCGGCGCAGTATCTGGCCGCCGCCGGCATCGGTCGTCTTACCCTGCTCGACTTCGACTGCGTGTCGCTCTCCAATCTGCAACGCCAAACGCTGCATACCGACGCACGTATCGGCATGAAAAAAGTGGCCTCGGCGGCGCTTTCGCTGACGGGCATCAATCCACATGTGGCGCTCGAGCAAATCGACACGCAGCTCGAATCCGACGCGCTTTCGGCGCTTGTCGCCCACTGTGACCTGGTGCTCGACTGTACCGATAACATCGAGACGCGCAATCAGCTTAATCGCGCCTG
It encodes:
- a CDS encoding DeoR family transcriptional regulator — translated: MHRDEKNRHQAILKLVDQHEVVQVNELAQWLAVSLETIRRDLNEMQDKGLIQRRHGRARRVDPMPSFGWINSLQRISPN
- the moeA gene encoding molybdopterin molybdotransferase MoeA, whose protein sequence is MENTFTSGLISLQDALEKMLTQTAPLTQNDTQWLPLTASAGRITASPVRSPVFVPPFDNSAMDGYALRSADFHADAVFPVAGKAFAGAPFSGEWPTGSCIRIMTGAPVPAGADVVIMQEEAEVLDAGVRFTASIVPGQNIRLIGDDIREGQEVLGAGVRLGAAQLPLLASLGVEKVEVNRRLKVAVFSTGDELQPVGTPLKEGQIYDTNRFAVHLMLNQLGCEVLDLGIIRDDPEALRQAFNQADAFADLVISSGGVSVGEADYTKTMLEEIGKIGFWKLAIKPGKPFAFGKLSNAWFCGLPGNPVSAALTFYQLVQPLIAKLSAQSDWSLPPRLRAKAATAFKKTPGRLDFQRAVFSHNSQGELEARTTGPQGSHVFSSYSLANCFVVLERERGDVAVGEWVEVEPFNALLKG